GCGGCCGAGCGCGCAGACCAGCTCCGTGGCTGCGTCGAACGCCTGGGGAAGCCGGGCCACGGCGAACCGCTCGGCGGCCCGCCCCTGGGTCCGCATCGCGGCCACGAAGTAGGCGGTCTGCCAGGCCCGGGTGGAGGCGTCCAGCATCAGCCGGTATGCCTCCGCCCGGTCCTCCTTACTGCCTATCCGGGGAACGCCCACGGGTCGGTAGCGGCTGGCGAGAACCCGGGCCGCGCTGCTGGCCGCTCTCATCCCGGAGGTGGCAACGTTGGTGGAGATCAGGTCCATGCGCCCTTCTACCACTGGCGCCCAGCTCTTGCGTAGGTCAACGCTGCTGGCCCGAGCAGCCGGGGGCCTTCAGCAGCATGCAGGGGAGTCCTCGCGACCGCTGAGCCGCCCGGGGCAACTCGGGCCGGTGCTCAGTCGTCCTTGAGGCATGACCTCCCCGACCCCTGGCCTCCCGATCACGCCGCCGCCGTGGCCGCCCTGCGGCGACGGGGCTACCGCAGACGATCTCATCGGCTGCCGAGGCGTCCGCGTGCCCGGCCACACCGCCTGCCTGGCCCACCTGGACGAGCCCGACCGTATCGCCTACCTGGGCGGCCTCACTCCGGGCGCCGAGATCGACCACCGCAGCACGCCCTTCACCGACCACCTCCTTGACCAGTTACTTACTGCGGTTCGCGACCCCGCCACCGGCCGACCCCACCTCGGTGTCAGCAAGTTCGAGGGGGCGACTTTCTTGGGCGACGCCGAGTTTGTGGAGGTGACTTTCTCCGGCGACGCCCGGTTCGATGGGGCGACTTTCTCCGGCGTTGCCGGGTTCGAGGGGGTGATTTTCTCCGGCGACGCCCGGTTCGAGGGGGCGACTTTCTCCAGCGGCGCCGGGTTTGCGGTAGTGACTTTCTCCGGCGACGCTTGGTTCAATAGGGTGATTTTCTCCGGCGGCGCCGGGTTTTTGGCAGTGACTTTCTCCGGCGACGCCCGGTTCGATGGGGCGACTTTCTCCGGCGGCGCCCCGTTTTTGCAGGTGATTTTCTCCGGCGGCGCCGTTTTTTTGGCAGCGACTTTCTCCGGCGACGCCGGGTTCGGGGGGGTGATTTTCTCCGGCGACGCCCGGTTCGAGGGGGCGACTTTCTCCGGCGGCGCCGGGTTCGAGGGGGCGACTTTCTCCGGCGGCGCCGGGTTCGAGGGGGTGATTTTCCCCGGCGTCGCCGGGTTCGGGGGGGTGATTTTCTCCGGCGACGCCCGGTTCAGGCAAGCGCGGTTTGAGGTGGCTCAGCGGGTTGGGCCGGTGGTGTGCAGGGGGACGGTAAATTTGGACGGTGCGGTGTTCGGGGCGCCGGTGACGGTGGAGATCGCCGTAAGTCATGTGTCGCTGCGGCGGACACGGTGGGAGTCCACCGCGGCGTTGCGGCTGCGCTACGCGGAAGTCGACCTCGCCGGGGCGGTGCTGGAGTACCCGCTAACCCTGGCCGCCGAGCCCGCGCCCCCGAGTAACAGCCGAGGCACTGAAGAGATCTCGGAGGACCTGCTGCTGGGGAGAGACCCGGGGGTGCGGATCGCTTCGCTGAGCGGGGTGGACGCGGCGCACTTGGCGCTGACCGATGTGGACCTGTCCGGGTGCCATTTCGCCGGCGCGGTGCATCTGGATCAGCTCCGACTGGACGGCCGAGTCCGTTTTGCCCGCCCGCCGGTCGGCTGGCACCGCCGGGGACTGTGGCCGGCGCGCTGGTCGCGGCGCCGCACCCTGGCCGAGGAGCACCACTGGCGTGCGGCCGTCTCCGGCCAGAGTGCCAACGTCGGCTTGTCCTCGGACCGGCTGTGGCGCAGCGGGGAACACCACCCGGACCTGCAACGCACCCCGGGGCCGGAGTCGATCGCCGCGCTGTACCGGCAGTTGCGCAAGGCGCTGGAGGACGGGAAGAACGAACCCGGGGCCGCCGACTTCTACTACGGCGAGATGGAGATGCGCCGCCATGACCGCGACCCCGACGGCAGCACTCCGCTGCCCGAACGTCTTCTGCTTCACCTGTACTGGGCCGTCTCCGGCTATGGCCTGCGCGCCTCGCGCGCCCTGGCCTGGCTGGGTGCAGCCATGACGGTCACTGTGGCGGTGATGATGCTGTGGGGCCTCCCCGCCGACGACCCCAAGCCGACGACCACCGGCCGCCAGGTCGAGGCCGGTCAACGCCTCGCCTTGACCACCGACACACCTGCCCCGGTCAACCCCATCGGCCCGCTCCACCAGCGGCTCAGCACCGATCGATTCGAGAAATCCCTGCGGACGGTGATCAACAGCACCGTCTTCCGCAGCAGCGGCCAAGACCTCACCACCGCAGGCACGTACGTGGAGATGACCTCCCGCCTAGTCGAACCCGTCCTCCTCGGCCTGGCAGTCCTCGCCATCCGTGCCCGCGTCAAACGCTGACCCAGCCCGCCCACCGACTACCACCGCGCGCCAACCGGCGCGCGGAACCAATCGGCTTCCGGGCCACCGCCTCGACGACTGAGGCTCTTGGCGCCGTCCTGTGCCTTGGTGCTGCTGATCGTTGGCCACCGATACCCTGCCGGTACGCCGCTGGTTGTGGGCCGGGCGAAGCGCGGGAGACAAGGGCACGCCCGTGAGGAAAACGTTCGCGATCCGTACCGAGCCGCACGTCGCCGAGATCGGTGACAACGTTGAGCTGTTGTTCCAACCCGAAGTCATGGGCGACGAGTTTCTGGATGCCTATGAGCGGTTGAAGGAGACCCAGCGCGGCCTGGGCGTTGAGGTGGACGACCTCGCCAACGTAGATCCGGACCGGCTGCGGCAAACCGTCGGGGCGCTCCGTGTGTTCCTGGCACAGCTCATGCTGCCGGAGTCCGCCGAGCGGTTCGCGCGCTGGAATGTCGCTCTGGGCGGGGAAATCGTAGCCACCTTCGGGGACCCCGAGTTCGCGCACCGTCACGCCGCCGACCTGGAGGGCGCGACGGTCGTCGACGCGGGGTTGCGGCTGCCGGACCGTGTCCTCGTCGAACTGCTGGAGTGGACAGTCGAGCTGTACGGAGGGCGCCGCCCTCCTACGTCGTCGAACGGCTCTGCGCCAGCATCGCCGTTCGTCTCGGCCCAGCGCCGGCTCAGGTCGCAGTTCGCGAACGTCGGCAGGAGGTACCGCGCGAGGTCGCGCAGACAGTCGTGCCGGTACTGCGCCGAGATGCCAGTGCGATGCTTGATGGCCGTGGTCGCGAAGTTCCGGAAGATGTACTGCCCGTCGGTGCCGGCGTCCGGGTTCGATGAGCCCGCGCCCCTTGACCCAGCCGGGCGGCCACTGTTGCCCGGCAGCGTTGACCGCCTCACAGAAGAGGTCGGCGGCCCGCTTGCCCTCGTCGTCGGGGTCGAACCGTTCCACCTGCTGCGGATGCTCCGGGCCGCTGCCGCCTCCGAGACGCCACTTCACCCGATAGCTAGTGACATGCCCCTTTTGGTCTCTAAGCGTGGTTACGTACGCCATGTGTGCAAGCTAGCGCAGATCTGCTCCCGTTTTGCTCCCACGAGCGGGCCAGGGGCCGCCTCAGAACGACCAAAGCCGCTGGTCAGGGGCTTGGGGGTTCGGGTGCCCGGAGCCGGACTTGAACCGGCACGGCCCGAAGGCCAGCGAGTTTTAAGCTCGCCGTGTCTGCTTTCCACCATCCGGGCACAGATCCCAAGCCGTGCCGGGCGCACAGGCGCGCCGTGTCGACTCACGAGCTTATCCGGCCGATTCGGCCGAACAGCGGTACCCCAAGCCGACGTTGTCTGATTTTATGAGCCGCTGACGACTCATCAGGTGGCTACTGCCCTGTCACGGGCCGCTTCATGCGGCGGGCCGCCGCGGGGGCGTGGCCGAGGAATGACGCAAATCAACCCTCCGCAGCCTCACGG
Above is a window of Streptomyces sp. NBC_01803 DNA encoding:
- a CDS encoding pentapeptide repeat-containing protein gives rise to the protein MPGHTACLAHLDEPDRIAYLGGLTPGAEIDHRSTPFTDHLLDQLLTAVRDPATGRPHLGVSKFEGATFLGDAEFVEVTFSGDARFDGATFSGVAGFEGVIFSGDARFEGATFSSGAGFAVVTFSGDAWFNRVIFSGGAGFLAVTFSGDARFDGATFSGGAPFLQVIFSGGAVFLAATFSGDAGFGGVIFSGDARFEGATFSGGAGFEGATFSGGAGFEGVIFPGVAGFGGVIFSGDARFRQARFEVAQRVGPVVCRGTVNLDGAVFGAPVTVEIAVSHVSLRRTRWESTAALRLRYAEVDLAGAVLEYPLTLAAEPAPPSNSRGTEEISEDLLLGRDPGVRIASLSGVDAAHLALTDVDLSGCHFAGAVHLDQLRLDGRVRFARPPVGWHRRGLWPARWSRRRTLAEEHHWRAAVSGQSANVGLSSDRLWRSGEHHPDLQRTPGPESIAALYRQLRKALEDGKNEPGAADFYYGEMEMRRHDRDPDGSTPLPERLLLHLYWAVSGYGLRASRALAWLGAAMTVTVAVMMLWGLPADDPKPTTTGRQVEAGQRLALTTDTPAPVNPIGPLHQRLSTDRFEKSLRTVINSTVFRSSGQDLTTAGTYVEMTSRLVEPVLLGLAVLAIRARVKR